TTTCCGCTGCCTACGTGGAAGTATGGCTTGTTACGCTCAAATGTTCCCGAACATATCTTCAAGAAGGCAATTCTGTTACGGTGGTTAGGATCCATGTTGGCGTGGATCTTAAAGATGAAGCCGGTAAGCTTCTCCTCAAAAGGGTCGATCTCGCGGGCATCGGTAACCGTTTTCTGAGGGTAAGGTGCGATGTCGCAGAAGCAGTTGAGCAGCTCCTTAACGCCAAAGTTGTTGAGCGCCGAGCCAAAGAATACGGGCGCCAGCTCGCCTCGACGGTACGTGTCGATGTCGAATTCGGGGTAAATGCCCTCTACCAGCTCTACGTCTTCGCGCAGCTTTTCGGCGTAGTCGCCAACGTACGTGTCCAGCTCTGGGGATGATATGTCGTCGATCTTAACAACGTCGTCGGTTACAACGGTCTTATCCTCCGAAAAGAAGAGGTTAAGATTGCGCTCGTACATGTTGTACACGCCCTTAAAGGATGGTCCCATGCTGATAGGCCAGCTTAGCGGGCGCGTTTTGATCTTTAGCTCCTCCTCAATTTCGTCGAGCAGCTCGAAAGGGTCTTTACCAATACGGTCGAGCTTGTTGATGAACACGATAACCGGCGTATTGCGCATACGGCAAACGTTCATCAGCTTACGGGTTTGCGCCTCGACCCCCTTTGCGCAGTCGATTACAATAATTACGCTGTCTACTGCGGTAAGCGTTCTAAAGGTATCCTCTTGAAAGTCTTCGTGACCAGGAGTATCTAGGATGTTAACCTTAATATCGTTGTACTCGAAGCCCATAACCGAAGTTGCCACAGAGATACCGCGCTGACGCTCGATCTCCATGAAGTCGGATGTGGCTCCCTTCTTAATCTTGTTCGATTTAACGGCACCAGCAACGTGAATTGCACCGCCAAAAAGCAGCAGCTTTTCTGTAAGGGTGGTTTTACCGGCATCCGGGTGGCTAATAATTGCGAATGTTCTTCGACGCTTAATCTCTTGTTCTAAGCTCATTGTAACCTTTAAATTTGGATGGCAAAATTAGCAGAGTTTGCCGATATTACCGCCATTAAATGAAAAAGGCCGGTAATATTTTCCGACCTTTTCTCACTCGTTGCGCGTATTTAAAATTCTTTAATAATCGCCTTGTGGATATCCTTCACCAGCTGCGGGCCGCTATAAATAAAGCCCGTGTAAACCTGAATTAGGTACGCACCCGCACGAAGCATGTTCAGAGCATCGTCTACTGTCATGATACCGCCAACTCCAATTATCGGCATCTGGCCGTTTGTTTTCATGCTAATGTAGCGAACAACCTCAATTGATCTTGATGTCAGCGGCTTACCGCTTAGCCCGCCGTTGCCAATTACATCCAGCTTATCCTGCCTTTCCGACAATCCATCACGCCCAGTCGTTGTGTTAACGGCAACAATTCCATCCAAAGAAAACTGGTTGATTATGTTAAGCGAATCGTCGATCTGTTCGAAGCTTAAATCGGGAGAAATCTTTAGGAGAATTGGTCGGTACACCTTCTGCTTTTTTCTATAATCGACTAAGCGGTTTACGATATCACCGAGCGAATCGGAATTTTGCAGCTTAGTAAGGTTGGCTATGTTTGGGCAGCTAACGTTTACCACAAAGTAATCGACATGGTCGTATAGTGCCGCAAAGCTCTTTTCGTAGTCTTCAGCTGCATTTTCGTTTGTTGTTGCAGTATTCTTTCCAATATTACCGCCAATTACCAGACCTTTACGGTAGGATTTCTGTAAGTTCTTTGCAATAGCATCAGCACCTATATTGTTGAATCCCATTCTATTGATAATGGCATTATCCTTTACCAAGCGGAATAATCGGGGTTTAGGATTGCCGGGCTGAGCCTTAGGGGTTGCAGTTCCTACTTCAATAAATCCAAAGCCCATGGCGTCGAATACATCGTACCCTGTGGCATTTTTATCTAAACCGGCAGCTAATCCTACAGGAGTAGGAAACTTAATACCCCATAAAGTCCGCTCCAATTTTGGATTTCTAACCTTAAACAGGCTGCTTAGAATGGCTTGAAATCCAGGAATATGACGCCATATTTTAATGTTAGAAAAGATGATGTTATGGGCGGTTTCCGGAGAGAATCGGAATAGAATAGGTCGAAATATACTGCGATACATGGTTGTAATTTTATGCAAAGATAGCAATTACTCTTTTGATGGAGTGTAGCTTCTAAAGGTTCTATCCTTATAAAATACTACAATACGTTCCACTTCCTTGTCGAACGCCTTTATATCAATAGGATACGAGGATTCTACCTCGGTGTTTTGAGTAGGAGACTCTTTTGATACAACTTCTTCGGCAGCAGAAATATCTGCCACACTTTCTTGTTTTACGATCTCTTGATTCGATTCCTGTTCGGGGACAAGTTGCTTTACTACAGGCACATCAAATAGAGAAGCCTGTACCATTTGCTTGTACATTTCGCCCTTGCCAAGTATCAACCAGTCAGGGTTAACCCTAGGAAATCGTTGCAGCACCTTTGCTATAAAGTCGAAGCTGGGCTTGTTTCGACCGGAAACTATATGTGAAATGCTCGAGCGCTGAACCCCGATAATATCGGCAAATTTTGCAGGAGTAAGCTGTTCTGCCAGTAAAAGCTTGTCTAAACGATCGTTCATACCTGTAAACGTTAGATGTTACAAATGTAATAAAATATATTTTACATGTGTAATTATCGTGTGTTTACATATGTTTTCTTGTTGTTTACATTTATAGAACATCGTTTGATGACAATCGGTGTTTATTGAACAATTCTAGGCTCGTTACATCTAGGAAATGCTGTATGTGAAAACAAGGTCACTAGAAACCTCTAAAGCCTGTTACATCAGTAGTA
This sequence is a window from Acetobacteroides hydrogenigenes. Protein-coding genes within it:
- a CDS encoding peptide chain release factor 3, which translates into the protein MSLEQEIKRRRTFAIISHPDAGKTTLTEKLLLFGGAIHVAGAVKSNKIKKGATSDFMEIERQRGISVATSVMGFEYNDIKVNILDTPGHEDFQEDTFRTLTAVDSVIIVIDCAKGVEAQTRKLMNVCRMRNTPVIVFINKLDRIGKDPFELLDEIEEELKIKTRPLSWPISMGPSFKGVYNMYERNLNLFFSEDKTVVTDDVVKIDDISSPELDTYVGDYAEKLREDVELVEGIYPEFDIDTYRRGELAPVFFGSALNNFGVKELLNCFCDIAPYPQKTVTDAREIDPFEEKLTGFIFKIHANMDPNHRNRIAFLKICSGTFERNKPYFHVGSGKSLRFSSPNAFMASKKEVVDFAYPGDIVGLHDTGNFKIGDTFTEGEKINFKGIPSFSPELFQYIENADPLKFKQLAKGVDQLMDEGVAQLFTLKMNGRKIIGCVGALQFDVIQYRLEHEYTAKCRYEPISLYKACWIESDNKEQLDDFMRRKYTHVALDKHGRNVFLADSPYSLQLAQEKFTDIKFHFTSEF
- a CDS encoding helix-turn-helix domain-containing protein, with the translated sequence MNDRLDKLLLAEQLTPAKFADIIGVQRSSISHIVSGRNKPSFDFIAKVLQRFPRVNPDWLILGKGEMYKQMVQASLFDVPVVKQLVPEQESNQEIVKQESVADISAAEEVVSKESPTQNTEVESSYPIDIKAFDKEVERIVVFYKDRTFRSYTPSKE
- a CDS encoding quinone-dependent dihydroorotate dehydrogenase; the protein is MYRSIFRPILFRFSPETAHNIIFSNIKIWRHIPGFQAILSSLFKVRNPKLERTLWGIKFPTPVGLAAGLDKNATGYDVFDAMGFGFIEVGTATPKAQPGNPKPRLFRLVKDNAIINRMGFNNIGADAIAKNLQKSYRKGLVIGGNIGKNTATTNENAAEDYEKSFAALYDHVDYFVVNVSCPNIANLTKLQNSDSLGDIVNRLVDYRKKQKVYRPILLKISPDLSFEQIDDSLNIINQFSLDGIVAVNTTTGRDGLSERQDKLDVIGNGGLSGKPLTSRSIEVVRYISMKTNGQMPIIGVGGIMTVDDALNMLRAGAYLIQVYTGFIYSGPQLVKDIHKAIIKEF